CGTTGAGCGGGCGCGCCGTTGTAAGTTTAGGCGCATCGCGCTGTCGATTTTTCCGTTCCCGTCTTTCCGGTCGCCTCGTATGCGCGTGACATGACGAGTGCGCGCGAAGCGGCTGATCGTCGGATGTTGGGCACAACGATTGCTCCTCGTACACGCCATTGCGCCGCCTATCGGGCCTGCCTGTTGTCAGTGCAGACCTGTTCAAGCTCATCCGCCCGAGGAACCACAATCATGCCAACCGATTCCCGCATCACCGAGGGCTTGCCGTTTCCGCTCGGCGCGACCTGGGACGGCAAAGGCGTCAACTTTGCGCTCTTCTCTGCGCATGCAACGAAAGTCGAACTTTGTCTGTTCGACGAGAAAGGCGAGAAGGAACTCGAGCGCATCGAGTTGCCCGAGTACACCGACGAAGTGTGGCACGTGCATGTGGCGGGTCTGAAGCCGGGTACCGTGTACGGCTATCGCGTGCATGGTCCCTATGAACCCGAGGCGGGTCATCGCTTCAATCCGAACAAGCTGCTACTCGATCCGTACGCGAAGGCGCATGTCGGGTCGTTGCGCTGGGATCCGTCGTTGTTCGGCTATATGCTCGAAAACGAAGACGACCTCACGTTCGACGAACGGGACAGCGCGGCTTTCATGCCGAAGTGTCAGGTGGTCGACCAAACCTTCAACTGGACGCATCCGACGCGCATCCGCGTGCCGTGGGACCGCACGATCGTCTACGAGACGCATGTGCGCGGTTACACGAAGCTGCATCCCGGCGTGCCCGAAGCCATGCGCGGCACCTTCGACGGCCTCGCGCAAAAGCCGGTGATCGACCATATCCGGCGCATCGGCGCGACGACGATCGAACTGCTGCCCGTGCACTCGTTCGTCAACGATCAATATCTGCTAGACAAAGGGCTGACGAACTACTGGGGGTACAACACGATCGGTTTTTTCGCGGCCGATCCGCGCTACTTCGCACGCGGCCCCGGTGCGGTCGCCGAATTCAAGGAGATGATCGACCGGCTGCACGATGCCGGTCTCGAACTGATCCTCGACGTCGTGTACAACCATACGGCGGAGGGCAATGAGCGCGGACCGACGCTGTCGTTTCGCGGCATCGACAACGCGTCGTACTACCGGCTGATGCCCGACGAACCACGCTATTACATCAACGACACGGGCACGGGCAATACGCTGAACCTGTCGCATCCGCGCGTGCTGCAGATGGTCACGGACAGCCTGCGCTACTGGGTGACGGAGATGAACGTCGACGGCTTCCGCTTCGATCTGGCCACCATCCTTGGACGCGAGCCCTATGGTTTCGATGAGGGCGGCGGCTTTCTCGACAGTTGCCGCCAGGACCCCATCATCTCCAGTGTGAAGCTGATCGCCGAGCCGTGGGATTGCGGACCGGGCGGCTATCAGGTGGGCGGTTTCCCGCCAGGCTGGGCTGAATGGAACGATCGCTTTCGCGATACCGTGCGCTCGTTCTGGAAAGGCGACGAAGCCTGTGCGGCCGACCTCGCGACGCGTATGACGGCTTCGGGCGACTTTTTCAACCGGCGCGGCAGACGGCCGTGGGCGAGCGTGAACTTCATCACCGCGCATGACGGGTTCACGTTGAACGATCTCGTGACGTACAACGAGCGTCACAACGAGGCGAACGGCGAGGACAACAACGACGGCCATAGCGACAATCGCTCGTGGAATTGCGGCGTCGAAGGGCCGACCGACGATCCCGACGTGATTGCGTTACGCGAACGGCAGAAGCGCAATCTGCTCGCGACGCTGCTGTTTTCGCAAGGCACGCCCATGATGCTCGCGGGCGACGAATTCGGCCGCACGCAGAAGGGCAACAACAACGCGTATTGCCAGGACAACGAGATCAGCTGGGTCGACTGGGAGGGGCTCGACGACCACGGCCGCGCGCTCGCCGAGTTCGTGCGCAAGCTGACCACATTGCGTCATGCGCTGCCCGTGCTGCGGCGCAATCGCTTTCTCACGGGTGAGATGCGCGAGGACATGGGCGTCAAGGACGTGAAGTGGCTGAGTCCGGCAGGCGTCGAGTTG
This Paraburkholderia phymatum STM815 DNA region includes the following protein-coding sequences:
- the glgX gene encoding glycogen debranching protein GlgX, producing MPTDSRITEGLPFPLGATWDGKGVNFALFSAHATKVELCLFDEKGEKELERIELPEYTDEVWHVHVAGLKPGTVYGYRVHGPYEPEAGHRFNPNKLLLDPYAKAHVGSLRWDPSLFGYMLENEDDLTFDERDSAAFMPKCQVVDQTFNWTHPTRIRVPWDRTIVYETHVRGYTKLHPGVPEAMRGTFDGLAQKPVIDHIRRIGATTIELLPVHSFVNDQYLLDKGLTNYWGYNTIGFFAADPRYFARGPGAVAEFKEMIDRLHDAGLELILDVVYNHTAEGNERGPTLSFRGIDNASYYRLMPDEPRYYINDTGTGNTLNLSHPRVLQMVTDSLRYWVTEMNVDGFRFDLATILGREPYGFDEGGGFLDSCRQDPIISSVKLIAEPWDCGPGGYQVGGFPPGWAEWNDRFRDTVRSFWKGDEACAADLATRMTASGDFFNRRGRRPWASVNFITAHDGFTLNDLVTYNERHNEANGEDNNDGHSDNRSWNCGVEGPTDDPDVIALRERQKRNLLATLLFSQGTPMMLAGDEFGRTQKGNNNAYCQDNEISWVDWEGLDDHGRALAEFVRKLTTLRHALPVLRRNRFLTGEMREDMGVKDVKWLSPAGVELTDEQWADTAMRCFGLVIDGRAQASGIRRPASDATLLLVVNAYHDVVDFTLPEIPGSDQWSCMIDTNAPDRDELPEFESGEAYQVTGRSLLLFALHAKGETKRIFQRLEERLTE